The following proteins are co-located in the Pseudomonas synxantha genome:
- a CDS encoding class II fumarate hydratase — protein MSNTRIERDSMGELKVPAEALYGAQTQRAVNNFPISHQRMPAQFIRALILAKTAAAKVNVDLKQISEGQGKAIVDAAQGLLEGDYMQHFPVDIFQTGSGTSSNMNANEVIATLASRLLGEAVNPNDHVNCGQSSNDIIPTTIHVSAALVLHEQTLPALLHLVQVIEQKAEEVHPFIKTGRTHLMDAMPVRMSQVLNGWAQQLRANIGHLQDLLAALQALAQGGTAVGTGINAHPEFAGRFSQQLSRLTGVKFTPGTNLFALIGSQDTAVAVSGQLKATAVSLMKIANDLRWMNSGPLAGLGEIELEGLQPGSSIMPGKVNPVIPEATAMVAAQVIGNDTVITVAGQSGNFELNVMLPIIAQNLLSSLELIANSSRLLADKAIASFKVNEAKLKEALSRNPILVTALNPIIGYQKAAEIAKKAYQQGRPVIDVALEHTDLPRSQLEVLLDPEKLTAGGV, from the coding sequence ATGAGTAATACCCGTATCGAACGCGACAGCATGGGCGAGTTGAAAGTCCCGGCAGAAGCCTTGTATGGCGCCCAGACCCAGCGTGCGGTGAACAATTTTCCCATCAGTCATCAACGCATGCCGGCGCAATTCATTCGCGCCCTGATCCTGGCCAAGACCGCCGCGGCCAAGGTCAACGTTGACCTCAAGCAAATCAGCGAAGGGCAGGGCAAGGCCATTGTCGATGCCGCCCAAGGCTTGCTGGAAGGCGACTACATGCAGCACTTCCCGGTGGATATCTTCCAGACCGGTTCCGGCACCAGCTCCAATATGAACGCCAATGAAGTGATTGCCACCCTTGCCAGCCGTTTGCTCGGCGAGGCGGTCAACCCCAACGACCACGTCAATTGCGGCCAAAGCAGCAACGACATCATCCCCACCACCATTCACGTCAGTGCTGCGTTGGTCCTGCATGAACAAACGCTGCCGGCCCTGCTGCACCTGGTGCAGGTAATCGAGCAAAAGGCCGAAGAGGTTCACCCGTTCATCAAGACCGGCCGTACTCATCTCATGGACGCCATGCCAGTACGCATGAGCCAGGTGCTCAATGGCTGGGCGCAGCAGCTCAGGGCCAATATCGGTCACTTGCAGGACCTGCTTGCGGCCTTGCAAGCGCTGGCCCAGGGCGGCACCGCCGTGGGCACCGGGATCAACGCGCACCCCGAGTTTGCCGGGCGCTTCAGCCAGCAACTGAGCCGCTTGACCGGGGTGAAGTTCACTCCAGGCACGAACCTGTTTGCGCTGATTGGCTCCCAGGACACCGCCGTTGCCGTTTCCGGCCAGTTGAAAGCCACGGCCGTCTCGCTGATGAAGATCGCCAACGACCTGCGCTGGATGAACTCCGGCCCACTCGCCGGCCTCGGTGAAATCGAGCTGGAAGGCTTACAGCCGGGCTCGTCGATCATGCCGGGCAAGGTCAACCCGGTGATCCCGGAAGCCACAGCCATGGTAGCCGCCCAAGTCATCGGCAATGACACGGTGATCACCGTGGCCGGTCAATCGGGCAACTTCGAGCTGAACGTGATGCTGCCGATCATCGCCCAGAACCTGCTCAGCAGCCTTGAATTGATCGCCAATTCCAGCCGTTTGCTGGCGGACAAGGCCATTGCCAGTTTCAAGGTCAACGAGGCCAAGCTCAAGGAGGCGCTGTCGCGCAACCCGATCCTGGTCACCGCACTCAACCCGATCATTGGTTACCAAAAAGCCGCTGAAATCGCCAAGAAGGCTTATCAGCAAGGCCGCCCGGTGATCGATGTCGCCCTCGAGCACACCGACCTGCCACGCAGCCAACTGGAAGTCCTGCTGGACCCGGAAAAGCTCACGGCCGGCGGCGTGTAA
- a CDS encoding HPr family phosphocarrier protein, with protein sequence MPAREIEIINKLGLHARASAKFVGVAGKYPCQIRAGRTPESMVDGKSIMAMMMLAAGKGTKIHLKTEGEQEDEAMAALVELINNYFDEGE encoded by the coding sequence ATGCCGGCTCGGGAAATTGAAATCATCAACAAGCTGGGCCTGCACGCCCGGGCCTCGGCCAAATTCGTCGGCGTGGCCGGGAAGTACCCTTGTCAGATCCGCGCTGGTCGTACACCGGAATCCATGGTCGATGGCAAGAGCATCATGGCGATGATGATGCTGGCGGCCGGCAAGGGCACCAAGATTCACCTGAAGACCGAAGGCGAGCAAGAAGACGAAGCGATGGCGGCATTGGTTGAGTTGATCAATAACTACTTCGACGAAGGCGAATAA
- a CDS encoding carbon-nitrogen hydrolase family protein → MSFAVIQMVSQSDVLANLTQARRLLEQAAAGGAKLAVLPENFAAMGRRDVADIGRAEALGEGPILPWLKQAARDLTLWVVAGTLPLPPKDQPNAKSNACSLLINDQGEIVARYDKLHLFDVDVADARGRYRESDDYAFGSNVVVADTPVGRLGLTVCYDLRFPELYSELRAAGAELITAPSAFTAVTGAAHWDVLIRARAIETQCYLLAAAQGGVHPGPRETHGHAAIVDPWGRVLAQQDQGEAVLLAERDSSEQASIRARMPVVSHRRFFSQGA, encoded by the coding sequence ATGTCTTTTGCAGTAATCCAAATGGTCAGCCAGAGTGACGTGCTGGCGAATCTCACCCAGGCGCGCCGCCTGCTGGAGCAAGCGGCGGCGGGTGGCGCGAAACTCGCGGTACTGCCGGAAAACTTCGCTGCGATGGGTCGCCGTGACGTGGCCGATATCGGCCGCGCCGAGGCCCTGGGTGAAGGCCCGATCCTGCCATGGTTGAAACAGGCCGCCCGTGACCTCACCTTATGGGTAGTGGCCGGTACATTGCCGTTGCCGCCCAAGGACCAACCCAACGCCAAGTCCAACGCTTGCTCGCTGCTGATCAATGATCAGGGTGAAATTGTCGCTCGTTACGACAAGCTGCACCTGTTTGATGTGGACGTCGCGGATGCTCGTGGTCGTTATCGCGAATCCGACGACTATGCTTTCGGAAGCAATGTGGTGGTGGCGGATACGCCAGTGGGGCGTTTGGGACTGACGGTGTGCTACGACTTGCGCTTCCCCGAGCTGTATAGCGAATTACGCGCTGCGGGGGCTGAATTGATTACCGCGCCCTCGGCCTTTACGGCGGTGACCGGGGCCGCCCATTGGGATGTGCTGATTCGGGCGCGGGCCATCGAAACCCAGTGCTACCTGCTGGCGGCCGCTCAAGGTGGCGTGCACCCAGGCCCACGGGAAACCCATGGCCACGCGGCGATTGTCGACCCTTGGGGGCGGGTGCTGGCACAACAGGATCAAGGCGAAGCGGTGTTGCTGGCCGAACGCGATAGCAGTGAACAGGCGTCGATAAGGGCGCGCATGCCGGTGGTCAGCCATCGGCGCTTTTTCTCGCAGGGCGCGTAG
- the pmbA gene encoding metalloprotease PmbA, giving the protein MSAAQSVGPQALPALQEQVEQILAEAKRQGASACEVAVSLEQGLSTSVRQREVETVEFNRDQGFGITLYAGQRKGSASTSASGPEAIRETVAAALAIARHTSEDESSGLADKALMARDVQDFDLFHAWDITPEQAIEQALVCEAAAFDTDARIKNADGTTLSTHQGCRVYGNSHGFIGGYASTRHSLSCVMIAEANGQMQRDYWYDVNRQGDLLADPVSIGQRAAQRAASRLGARPVPTCEVPVLFSAELAGGLFGSFLGAISGGNLYRKSSFLEGAIGQKLFPEWLTIDERPHLMRAMGSSSFDGDGLATYAKPFVEKGELVSYVLGTYAGRKLGLPSTANSGGVHNLFVTHGDEDQAALLRRMGRGLLVTELMGHGLNMVTGDYSRGAAGFWVENGEIQFAVQEVTIAGNMRDMFKQIVAVGNDLELRSNIRTGSVLIERMTVAGS; this is encoded by the coding sequence ATGAGTGCAGCCCAAAGCGTCGGTCCGCAAGCGTTACCGGCACTGCAGGAACAAGTCGAGCAGATCCTTGCCGAGGCCAAGCGCCAGGGGGCCAGTGCCTGTGAAGTAGCGGTGTCGCTGGAGCAGGGGTTGTCGACGTCGGTGCGCCAGCGGGAAGTGGAAACCGTCGAGTTCAATCGCGACCAGGGGTTCGGTATCACCTTGTACGCAGGCCAGCGCAAAGGCTCGGCAAGCACCTCGGCCAGTGGCCCGGAGGCCATTCGCGAGACCGTTGCCGCAGCACTGGCGATTGCCAGGCACACGTCCGAAGATGAAAGCTCGGGGCTGGCCGATAAGGCGCTGATGGCCAGGGACGTACAGGATTTTGACCTGTTCCACGCCTGGGACATCACCCCCGAGCAAGCCATCGAGCAGGCGCTGGTCTGCGAGGCGGCGGCCTTCGATACCGACGCCCGGATCAAGAATGCCGACGGCACTACGCTGAGCACCCACCAGGGCTGCCGCGTTTACGGCAACAGCCATGGCTTTATCGGTGGATATGCTTCGACGCGTCACAGCCTCAGTTGCGTGATGATCGCCGAAGCCAACGGCCAGATGCAGCGCGATTACTGGTACGACGTGAATCGCCAGGGCGATTTGTTGGCGGACCCCGTCAGCATTGGCCAGCGTGCTGCGCAACGTGCCGCCAGCCGTCTCGGTGCGCGCCCGGTGCCGACGTGCGAAGTGCCGGTGCTGTTTTCCGCAGAGCTGGCCGGTGGTTTGTTCGGTAGCTTCCTCGGCGCTATTTCCGGGGGCAACCTGTATCGCAAGTCTTCGTTCCTTGAAGGCGCAATCGGCCAGAAGCTGTTTCCAGAGTGGCTGACCATCGACGAGCGCCCACACCTGATGCGAGCCATGGGCAGTTCGTCGTTCGACGGCGATGGCCTGGCGACCTATGCCAAGCCATTTGTCGAAAAGGGCGAGTTGGTCTCCTATGTATTGGGCACTTATGCCGGTCGCAAGCTTGGCCTGCCAAGCACCGCCAACTCCGGCGGCGTGCATAACCTGTTCGTTACCCATGGTGATGAAGACCAGGCTGCGTTGCTGCGGCGCATGGGGCGTGGGTTGCTGGTCACCGAATTGATGGGCCACGGCCTGAATATGGTCACCGGTGATTACTCTCGCGGCGCGGCGGGGTTCTGGGTGGAAAATGGCGAGATTCAGTTCGCCGTCCAGGAAGTGACGATTGCCGGCAATATGCGCGATATGTTCAAGCAGATCGTTGCCGTGGGTAATGACCTGGAACTGCGCAGCAATATTCGCACAGGTTCAGTGCTCATCGAGCGGATGACTGTCGCTGGCAGCTAA
- the ptsN gene encoding PTS IIA-like nitrogen regulatory protein PtsN: MIRLETILTPGRSLVNAPGGSKKKALEQIANLIHREVPGLEMQDVFEALIAREKLGSTGFGNGIAIPHCRLKGCDTPVSALLHLEAAIDFDAIDGAPVDLLFVLLVPQAATDAHLELLRQIASMLDRKEVREKLRSAKTNQALYQVVLDEQNGQ, encoded by the coding sequence ATGATCCGACTTGAAACCATCCTGACCCCCGGCCGTTCCCTCGTGAACGCGCCGGGCGGCAGCAAGAAAAAAGCCCTCGAACAAATTGCCAACCTGATCCACCGCGAAGTGCCGGGTCTGGAGATGCAAGATGTCTTCGAGGCGTTGATTGCCCGTGAAAAACTCGGCTCCACCGGTTTTGGCAACGGCATCGCCATCCCTCACTGCCGCCTCAAAGGCTGTGATACACCCGTGAGCGCCCTGCTGCACTTGGAAGCTGCGATCGATTTCGACGCCATCGACGGTGCCCCGGTCGACCTGCTGTTCGTATTACTGGTCCCGCAAGCCGCCACCGATGCGCATCTGGAACTGCTAAGGCAGATCGCCAGCATGCTTGATCGCAAGGAAGTACGCGAAAAACTGCGCAGTGCCAAGACCAATCAGGCCCTGTATCAGGTCGTCCTGGATGAACAAAACGGGCAGTAA
- a CDS encoding ZIP family metal transporter, with amino-acid sequence MGTETLAISSVRMFRYAFGSLLLLAGTALLVAHGLAWLNLEPRILRALQGGAICALGTALGAVPVLVIRRMPVALSDTLLGFGAGVMLAATAFSLVVPGIAAAESLGLSPWGAGGLISFGIMLGAFGLYLVDRKVSGASPEMLVGTPDKPVIPPRIWLFVFAIIAHNIPEGMAVGVSAGGGMPDADSLAMGIALQDVPEGLVIALVLAGAGMSRVKAFLIGAASGLVEPVFAVLCAWLVSLAEVLLPLGLALAAGAMLLVVTHEVIPESRRNGHEKLASLGLCIGFCLMMVMDTALG; translated from the coding sequence ATGGGTACTGAAACACTGGCGATCAGTAGCGTGCGAATGTTTCGTTACGCGTTTGGTTCGCTGTTGCTATTGGCCGGTACTGCGTTGCTGGTGGCCCATGGGCTGGCCTGGTTGAACCTGGAGCCCCGCATCCTGCGGGCCTTGCAGGGTGGTGCGATTTGCGCGCTCGGCACGGCGCTGGGCGCGGTACCTGTGCTGGTGATTCGGCGCATGCCGGTAGCGCTGAGCGATACCCTGCTGGGCTTCGGTGCCGGTGTGATGCTGGCGGCGACCGCTTTCTCCCTTGTGGTGCCGGGTATCGCCGCGGCTGAAAGCCTGGGGCTCTCGCCCTGGGGGGCGGGTGGGTTGATCAGCTTCGGCATTATGCTGGGGGCGTTCGGTCTGTACCTGGTCGATCGAAAGGTCTCCGGTGCCAGCCCGGAAATGCTGGTGGGCACACCGGATAAACCGGTGATCCCGCCGCGCATCTGGCTATTTGTGTTTGCCATCATCGCTCACAATATTCCAGAGGGTATGGCTGTGGGTGTCTCGGCGGGTGGTGGCATGCCAGATGCAGACAGCCTGGCCATGGGCATTGCTTTGCAGGACGTACCGGAGGGCCTGGTGATTGCGCTGGTGCTGGCTGGGGCGGGGATGTCGCGGGTCAAAGCGTTTCTGATCGGCGCGGCGTCAGGCTTGGTCGAGCCGGTATTCGCGGTGCTTTGTGCCTGGTTGGTGAGCCTGGCCGAGGTGCTATTGCCCTTGGGCCTGGCGCTGGCCGCCGGTGCGATGCTGTTGGTGGTGACCCACGAAGTGATCCCCGAATCGCGGCGAAATGGTCACGAAAAGCTCGCCAGCCTCGGGCTGTGTATCGGGTTTTGCCTGATGATGGTGATGGATACGGCGTTGGGATGA
- the rapZ gene encoding RNase adapter RapZ yields the protein MRLIIVSGRSGSGKSTALNVLEDNGFYCIDNLPAGLLPELAERALIHTELAQPLVAVSIDARNLPSHLSRFPELLEEVRAKHIHCDVLYLDADEETLLKRFSETRRRHPLSSANRSLAEAIQDETKLLGPIIDLADLKINTTNLNLYQLRDAIKLRLLNQPEPGTAFLVESFGFKRGMPVDADLVFDVRCLPNPYWKPELRDQSGLDQPVIDYLAAQPDVEEMFQDISSYLLKWLPRFAASNRAYVTIAIGCTGGHHRSVYLTERLGQVLQQTLKNVQVRHRDLS from the coding sequence ATGCGTTTGATCATCGTCAGCGGCCGTTCCGGCTCAGGTAAAAGCACCGCCCTCAACGTCCTTGAGGACAACGGTTTCTATTGCATCGACAATTTGCCCGCCGGCCTGCTGCCGGAGCTGGCGGAACGCGCACTGATCCATACTGAATTGGCGCAACCCCTGGTCGCTGTGTCTATCGATGCCCGCAACCTGCCCAGCCACCTCTCGCGGTTTCCGGAACTGCTGGAAGAAGTGCGCGCCAAGCATATTCATTGCGATGTACTGTACTTGGATGCCGACGAAGAAACGCTTCTCAAACGTTTCTCAGAAACTCGTCGCCGCCACCCGCTCAGCAGCGCCAACCGCTCCCTGGCCGAAGCCATCCAGGACGAGACCAAGTTGCTGGGGCCGATCATTGATCTGGCTGATCTTAAGATCAACACCACCAATCTGAACCTGTATCAGCTGCGCGATGCGATCAAGCTGCGCCTGCTGAACCAGCCAGAGCCCGGAACTGCGTTCCTGGTCGAATCATTCGGTTTCAAACGTGGCATGCCGGTGGATGCCGACCTGGTGTTTGATGTGCGCTGCCTGCCCAATCCCTATTGGAAGCCAGAACTGCGTGATCAGTCCGGATTGGACCAACCGGTGATCGATTACCTGGCCGCGCAACCGGATGTAGAAGAGATGTTCCAGGACATCTCCAGCTACCTGCTCAAATGGTTACCGCGCTTTGCCGCGAGCAACCGCGCCTATGTCACCATTGCCATTGGCTGCACTGGCGGCCACCATCGCTCCGTCTATCTGACGGAACGGCTGGGCCAGGTGCTGCAACAAACCCTCAAGAACGTCCAGGTCCGCCACCGCGACCTTAGCTGA
- a CDS encoding superoxide dismutase — protein MTYTLPALPYAYDALEPHIDAQTMEIHYTKHHQTYINNLNAAVEGTEFAGWPVEKLVSSVQQLPETLRAAVINQGGGHANHSLFWAVMSPSGGGKPEGALGNAIDEQLGGYDRFKEAFTKAALTRFGSGWAWLSVTPQKKLVVESSGNQDSPLMTGNTPILGLDVWEHAYYLLYQNRRPEYINAFYSVINWPEVAARYQAALA, from the coding sequence ATGACCTATACCTTGCCGGCCTTGCCCTACGCCTACGACGCCCTCGAGCCGCATATTGATGCGCAAACCATGGAGATTCATTACACCAAGCACCACCAGACCTATATCAACAACCTCAACGCTGCAGTCGAGGGTACTGAGTTTGCCGGTTGGCCGGTGGAAAAGCTGGTGTCCAGCGTCCAGCAACTGCCGGAAACGCTGCGGGCCGCGGTGATCAATCAAGGTGGCGGGCATGCTAACCATTCATTGTTCTGGGCCGTCATGTCGCCCAGCGGCGGCGGTAAGCCAGAAGGTGCGCTGGGTAATGCTATCGACGAACAACTGGGCGGCTATGATCGTTTCAAGGAAGCCTTCACCAAGGCAGCCTTGACCCGCTTCGGCAGCGGTTGGGCCTGGCTCAGCGTCACCCCGCAAAAAAAACTGGTGGTGGAAAGCAGCGGCAACCAGGACAGCCCACTGATGACTGGCAATACGCCGATCCTGGGCCTCGACGTGTGGGAGCATGCTTACTACCTGCTGTACCAGAACCGTCGCCCGGAATATATCAATGCCTTCTACAGTGTCATCAACTGGCCGGAAGTTGCCGCACGCTACCAGGCCGCCCTGGCCTGA
- the tldD gene encoding metalloprotease TldD, with product MSELLSSVSEHLLAPGGVTIESLQTVLGDLAGPGIDAADLYFQGQISESWSLEDGIVKEGSFNLDQGVGVRAQSGEKTGFAYSNAITLEALGLAARAARSISRAGQNGTVQAFSTQDVTQLYAPDNPLEVISRAEKVELLKRVDAATRALDSRIQQVTVSMAGVWERILVASTDGGLAADVRPLVRFNVSVIVEQNGRRERGGHGGGGRTDYRYFLADDRAMGYAREALRQALVNLEAIPAPAGTLPVVLGSGWSGVLLHEAVGHGLEGDFNRKGSSAYSGRMGEMVASKLCTIVDDGTLAGRRGSLSVDDEGTPTECTTLIENGVLKGYMQDKLNARLMGVARTGNGRRESYAHLPMPRMTNTYMLGGQSDPAEIIASVKRGIYCANLGGGQVDITSGKFVFSTSEAYLIEDGKITAPVKGATLIGNGPEAMSKVSMVGNDLSLDSGVGTCGKDGQSVPVGVGQPTLKIDAITVGGTGS from the coding sequence ATGAGCGAGTTGTTGTCCTCAGTCAGTGAACACCTCCTGGCACCCGGTGGCGTGACCATCGAAAGTCTGCAAACCGTGCTGGGCGATCTGGCCGGGCCGGGCATCGATGCCGCCGACCTGTATTTCCAGGGGCAGATCTCCGAATCCTGGTCGCTGGAAGACGGCATCGTCAAAGAAGGCAGTTTCAACCTTGACCAGGGCGTCGGCGTGCGTGCGCAATCCGGTGAAAAAACCGGCTTTGCCTACAGTAATGCGATTACCCTGGAAGCCCTGGGCCTGGCGGCGCGTGCGGCACGTTCGATTTCCCGTGCCGGCCAGAACGGTACGGTGCAGGCGTTCAGCACCCAGGACGTGACGCAGTTGTACGCGCCGGATAACCCCTTGGAAGTGATCAGCCGTGCCGAAAAGGTCGAGCTGCTCAAGCGTGTCGACGCGGCCACCCGCGCCCTGGACTCGCGTATCCAGCAAGTGACCGTGAGCATGGCTGGCGTGTGGGAGCGCATCCTCGTCGCCTCCACCGACGGCGGGTTGGCGGCGGATGTGCGGCCGCTGGTGCGTTTCAATGTGAGTGTGATCGTCGAGCAGAACGGTCGCCGCGAGCGTGGTGGCCATGGCGGTGGCGGGCGCACCGACTACCGTTACTTCCTCGCTGACGACCGTGCCATGGGCTATGCCCGTGAGGCGCTGCGCCAGGCCCTGGTGAACCTGGAAGCGATTCCGGCGCCCGCCGGTACCTTGCCGGTGGTGCTGGGCTCGGGTTGGTCCGGTGTGTTGCTCCACGAAGCCGTGGGCCACGGCCTGGAGGGCGACTTTAATCGCAAGGGCAGTTCCGCCTACAGTGGGCGCATGGGCGAAATGGTTGCATCCAAGCTGTGCACCATTGTCGATGACGGCACCCTGGCCGGTCGCCGGGGTTCGTTGAGCGTCGATGACGAAGGGACGCCGACCGAGTGCACCACCCTGATCGAAAATGGCGTGCTCAAGGGCTATATGCAAGACAAGCTCAACGCTCGACTGATGGGTGTGGCGCGCACCGGTAACGGCCGCCGCGAATCCTATGCGCACCTGCCGATGCCGCGCATGACCAACACCTACATGCTTGGCGGCCAAAGCGATCCGGCGGAAATCATCGCCTCGGTGAAACGTGGCATCTACTGCGCCAACCTCGGCGGTGGCCAGGTGGATATCACCAGCGGCAAGTTTGTGTTCTCCACCAGCGAGGCGTATTTGATCGAAGACGGCAAGATTACTGCGCCGGTCAAAGGGGCGACACTGATCGGTAACGGGCCGGAAGCCATGAGCAAGGTGTCGATGGTCGGTAATGACCTGTCGCTGGACAGCGGCGTGGGCACGTGCGGCAAGGATGGGCAGTCGGTGCCGGTAGGCGTAGGCCAACCAACCCTGAAAATTGACGCGATCACCGTGGGTGGCACGGGGTCGTAA
- the yjgA gene encoding ribosome biogenesis factor YjgA: protein MVDSYDDSLDGEKSKTQVKRELHALVDLGERLTTLKKELIAKLPLTDEMRRALADAPKHSANIARKRHIMFIGKLMRDQDIDAILALLDQTDASTRQYNERFHNLERWRDRLIAGDDAVLEKFVLDYPDADRQQLRSLIRQAQHELAHNKAPATSRKIFKYIRELDETQRGLR, encoded by the coding sequence ATGGTTGATTCTTACGACGACTCCCTCGATGGGGAGAAAAGCAAAACCCAGGTCAAGCGCGAGCTGCATGCGCTGGTTGACCTGGGCGAGCGCCTCACAACGCTCAAAAAAGAGTTGATTGCCAAACTGCCACTGACCGACGAAATGCGCCGGGCCTTGGCGGATGCGCCCAAGCACAGCGCGAATATCGCGCGTAAACGGCACATCATGTTTATTGGCAAACTGATGCGCGATCAGGACATTGACGCGATTCTGGCCTTGCTCGATCAAACTGATGCCTCCACTCGCCAGTACAACGAACGTTTCCATAACCTGGAACGTTGGCGTGACCGCCTGATCGCGGGCGATGACGCCGTGCTGGAGAAATTCGTGCTGGACTACCCGGACGCGGACCGCCAGCAACTGCGCTCCCTGATCCGTCAGGCCCAACACGAACTGGCGCATAACAAGGCGCCGGCCACCAGCCGTAAAATCTTCAAGTACATCCGTGAGCTGGACGAGACTCAACGCGGTCTGCGCTGA